From bacterium, a single genomic window includes:
- a CDS encoding tetratricopeptide repeat protein, which yields MSPEERHDRAEQYVAKARLFYLQGDMEEALESYSQALQYDSSHTEALLGSAEIWTQQKRYNDILIALRNLSSKNPRTAYLRGQAYFATSRYNEALVDLLSVLKHPAYGLLALRMTISSYARNGAYAQAVDLLDKELPSHDPATVRDLILERERLHDALLMAEPMRGFEEKKLTVLEKQSTITRSDLAFLAVTLLSLKKDSAGLAFRDVPAQDTMALYYRTAIRCGFLEILPDGKFYPDHIIRRRNLAHYMYRLLRAPEVKLTASPWSDIDPRDPIFAAALWAHQNKVLTPQTGTQFGVDKPVTGLEVKKALERLALLRVEFFK from the coding sequence ATGTCTCCTGAAGAGCGGCATGATCGAGCCGAACAATATGTAGCGAAGGCGCGTTTATTTTATTTACAAGGCGATATGGAAGAAGCATTGGAATCATACTCACAAGCTTTGCAGTACGATTCATCACATACCGAAGCGCTGTTGGGTTCAGCCGAAATATGGACGCAGCAAAAACGTTACAACGACATTCTAATCGCTCTTCGAAATTTATCGTCTAAAAACCCGCGCACGGCGTATTTACGCGGGCAAGCCTACTTCGCAACATCCAGATATAATGAAGCGCTGGTTGATCTTTTATCGGTTTTAAAACATCCGGCTTACGGGTTATTGGCTTTACGCATGACGATCAGTTCGTATGCCCGCAATGGTGCTTATGCGCAGGCTGTTGATTTACTCGACAAAGAATTGCCTTCGCATGATCCGGCGACTGTTCGCGATTTGATCTTGGAACGGGAACGTTTGCATGATGCGCTTTTGATGGCCGAACCGATGCGGGGGTTTGAGGAAAAAAAATTAACCGTTCTGGAAAAACAATCGACGATTACACGAAGCGATTTGGCGTTTCTAGCGGTAACGTTATTGAGCTTGAAAAAAGATAGCGCCGGTTTGGCATTTCGTGACGTACCGGCTCAGGACACGATGGCGTTGTATTACCGAACCGCGATACGGTGCGGCTTTTTAGAAATATTACCGGATGGAAAATTTTATCCGGACCACATCATACGTCGCCGCAACCTTGCGCATTATATGTATCGTTTATTAAGAGCGCCGGAAGTCAAGCTCACCGCGTCCCCATGGTCCGATATTGATCCGCGTGATCCGATTTTTGCAGCAGCCCTGTGGGCTCATCAAAATAAAGTGCTTACACCACAAACTGGAACCCAATTTGGAGTGGATAAGCCTGTAACCGGATTGGAAGTTAAAAAAGCGTTAGAGCGTCTGGCGCTTTTGCGGGTCGAATTTTTTAAGTAG
- a CDS encoding B12-binding domain-containing protein, translating into MSDSSQKVVYDPLIEIINHFASKKNEASVSKSTTAATVEERLKNRIIEGEKKGLDDDLKLAMQNYKPLEIINTILLEGMKVVGDLFGKGEMQLPFVLQSAEVMKTAVAYLEPFMEKSSGSQKGTMVLATVKGDVHDIGKNLVDIILTNNGYKVINLGIKVPVETMLQSLHEHKADAIGMSGLLVKSTLIMKENLEVMAERGIQVPVLLGGAALTRRYVEEDLRSVYEAPLFYCEDAFSGLRVMERIASGEPLRAETQADVLTQPATTVAETIKRIRIVRHQWNKALDYITDLDFVVQNTFGRWSVRDVIAHFIGWERILIERLGHVKNNNAEGVAVFTDEGVDEVNTQWVTRFKESDRSEVMDEWNAAQSDLQHIIQSLTDSMLASQARGRTVSEIIAGSSFAHEYEHLQKVQSWLQTFQTASTSTVGVPRVRSDVKPSSSIPNPPFWGDRVVEDISLTDIFPFVNEVALFRGQWQFTRGKMSGSEYQSFVDAKVRPVFDAWKKRALEEKLLIPKVVYGYFPCQSDWNDLVIYENDHTTEKLRFTFPRQSDNHHYCISDFFAPKESGKMDVIGCMLVTVGQQASDFSAQLFESDNYADYLYFHGLSVETAEALAEYWHRQMRLELGIASGDHSDTKKLFQQSYQGSRYSFGYPACPHLEDQSKLFTLLDPKRIGITLTDEYHLVPEQSTSAIIVHHPEAKYFNI; encoded by the coding sequence GTGTCTGATTCGTCACAAAAAGTCGTGTATGATCCGTTGATTGAAATCATCAATCACTTTGCTTCTAAAAAAAATGAAGCCAGCGTGTCTAAATCAACAACCGCCGCCACGGTCGAAGAACGGTTGAAAAACCGGATTATCGAAGGTGAAAAAAAAGGTTTGGATGATGATCTCAAATTGGCCATGCAAAATTATAAACCGCTTGAAATTATCAATACCATTCTCCTCGAAGGAATGAAAGTCGTAGGCGATTTGTTCGGCAAAGGCGAGATGCAGCTGCCTTTTGTTTTGCAATCGGCGGAAGTGATGAAAACCGCCGTGGCTTACCTGGAACCGTTTATGGAAAAATCATCCGGTTCTCAAAAAGGTACGATGGTGCTTGCTACGGTCAAAGGCGATGTGCACGATATCGGAAAAAATCTCGTGGATATCATTCTGACCAATAACGGATATAAAGTCATCAATCTCGGTATTAAAGTACCGGTAGAAACTATGCTGCAATCGCTGCATGAGCACAAAGCCGACGCGATCGGGATGAGTGGGCTTCTGGTAAAGTCAACTCTGATCATGAAAGAAAATCTTGAAGTGATGGCCGAACGCGGCATACAGGTTCCCGTTTTGCTGGGCGGTGCAGCGTTGACTCGTCGTTACGTAGAGGAAGATTTACGTTCCGTGTATGAGGCGCCGTTGTTTTATTGCGAAGATGCATTTTCAGGATTACGCGTTATGGAGCGTATTGCCAGTGGTGAACCGCTGCGGGCGGAAACGCAGGCGGACGTGCTCACGCAACCCGCAACTACAGTGGCCGAAACGATCAAACGTATTCGTATCGTACGTCATCAGTGGAATAAGGCCTTAGACTATATCACCGATTTGGATTTCGTCGTACAAAACACATTTGGTCGTTGGTCCGTGCGTGATGTGATCGCTCACTTTATCGGGTGGGAAAGAATACTGATCGAACGATTGGGTCACGTAAAAAACAACAATGCGGAGGGCGTGGCCGTATTTACGGATGAAGGCGTGGACGAAGTCAATACGCAGTGGGTGACCCGTTTCAAAGAAAGCGACCGATCCGAAGTGATGGACGAATGGAATGCGGCACAATCCGATTTACAACACATCATCCAATCGCTGACGGATTCGATGTTAGCCTCACAAGCGCGGGGGCGAACCGTATCTGAAATCATCGCGGGCTCTTCATTTGCACATGAATACGAGCATTTGCAGAAAGTGCAATCCTGGCTTCAAACTTTCCAAACTGCGTCGACGAGTACCGTCGGTGTACCGCGTGTTCGTTCCGATGTGAAGCCCTCATCGTCTATTCCGAATCCGCCTTTTTGGGGGGATCGCGTAGTCGAAGATATTTCGTTAACGGACATTTTTCCGTTTGTCAACGAAGTCGCTTTATTTCGCGGTCAGTGGCAGTTTACCAGAGGAAAAATGAGCGGCAGTGAATATCAGAGTTTCGTAGATGCGAAAGTACGCCCCGTATTTGATGCGTGGAAAAAACGCGCTTTGGAAGAAAAACTTCTTATTCCCAAAGTCGTTTACGGATATTTTCCTTGCCAATCGGATTGGAATGATCTGGTTATTTATGAAAACGACCATACTACCGAAAAATTACGTTTTACATTTCCGCGTCAGTCGGACAATCATCACTACTGTATTTCTGATTTTTTTGCGCCTAAAGAATCCGGCAAAATGGACGTGATCGGATGTATGCTGGTCACGGTCGGACAACAAGCGTCAGATTTTTCAGCGCAACTTTTCGAATCGGATAATTACGCCGATTATCTTTATTTTCACGGCCTCAGCGTGGAAACGGCCGAAGCGTTGGCTGAATATTGGCATCGCCAAATGCGACTGGAGTTAGGCATTGCGAGCGGAGATCATAGCGACACCAAAAAACTCTTTCAGCAATCGTATCAGGGCTCACGTTATAGTTTTGGGTATCCGGCATGCCCTCATCTGGAAGATCAAAGTAAATTGTTTACACTGCTAGACCCTAAACGCATAGGCATCACACTGACCGATGAGTATCATCTTGTACCCGAACAATCTACCAGTGCGATCATCGTTCATCATCCGGAAGCCAAATATTTTAATATATAA
- a CDS encoding MGMT family protein, whose amino-acid sequence MKKDSSYPLIWATVMKIPKGKVAAYGQIAYIAGLGRQPRLVGYALHNIPEGMDIPWHRVINAQGKISFPKGSRHYERQKKMLKTEGIEFNGEKINLDRFGWDPE is encoded by the coding sequence ATGAAAAAAGACAGTTCATACCCGCTTATTTGGGCAACGGTGATGAAAATTCCTAAAGGCAAAGTCGCAGCCTACGGTCAGATCGCTTATATCGCGGGACTGGGCCGACAGCCAAGATTGGTGGGGTATGCGCTGCATAATATTCCCGAAGGCATGGATATACCGTGGCATAGGGTGATCAATGCGCAAGGTAAAATTTCTTTTCCTAAAGGAAGCCGGCATTACGAGCGGCAAAAAAAAATGCTTAAAACCGAAGGTATCGAGTTTAATGGGGAGAAAATAAATCTCGATCGTTTTGGTTGGGATCCGGAGTAG